In Carassius auratus strain Wakin unplaced genomic scaffold, ASM336829v1 scaf_tig00000876, whole genome shotgun sequence, the following proteins share a genomic window:
- the LOC113069151 gene encoding LOW QUALITY PROTEIN: HAUS augmin-like complex subunit 7 (The sequence of the model RefSeq protein was modified relative to this genomic sequence to represent the inferred CDS: deleted 1 base in 1 codon), whose protein sequence is MAGNSKEQLLSVRVYNTLQSVGCPLVDGLYLREPDSVHELLCSPSLHRTDILKWICASICPSLKEKFSTIKATQNEDLVQELARFGFEMMLCKANDQDLIKGLAPPLQQLRFLEQLLMVIQADSSINFRQNSSSCDDNVRNDDLLQELMFQDHLPDLDVLLNPVCNPWPAHIREHLIRTQSTHKKKNEWKQHSKPGDIINRSDQHSRLGSHGEESLTEAMALLQSTQSTLVELHNECEFLQSHSSGSAAVLSPCALKVAISDMSQLMTAFGHIYTTDFKAYCQRSPPVLSSGAQVFPSVHQLLHTCNTELEALMQLYETSSSLTQTERQLQTEKQYWSKGKKCTLPERMEELKNRYVAFLSLYQSKDQGLSRNLQPSAWI, encoded by the exons ATGGCGGGCAATTCAAAAGAGCAGCTGCTGTCTGTTCGAGTTTACAACACCCTTCAG AGTGTGGGCTGTCCTCTGGTGGACGGGCTGTACCTGCGGGAGCCGGACAGTGTGCACGAGCTCCTCTGCTCTCCCTCTTTACACAGGACTGATATCCTCAAGTGGATTTGCGCCAG CATTTGTCCATCCCTAAAGGAGAAGTTTTCCACAATTAAAGCAACTCAGAATGAGGATTTAGTTCAAG AACTCGCACGGTTTGGTTTTGAAATGATGTTATGTAAAGCTAACGACCAGGATTTAATCAAG GGTCTTGCACCACCATTACAGCAGCTGAGGTTTCTGGAGCAGCTTCTAATGGTCATTCAAGCAGACTCCTCCATCAACTTTAG GCAGAACTCATCCTCTTGTGATGACAATGTGAGGAACGATGATCTCCTTCAGGAACTAATGTTTCAGGATCACTTACCAGACCTGGATGTGCTCCTGAATCCAGTCTGCAACCCGTGGCCTGCACATATCCGTGAACATCTAATACGCACACAGtcaactcacaaaaaaaaaaacgaatgg AAACAACACAGTAAACCGGGTGATATCATAAACAG GAGTGATCAACATTCCCGACTAGGAAGTCATGGAGAAGAAAGCCTGACAGAGGCCATGGCGCTGCTGCAGTCTACGCAGAGCACACTAGTCGAGCTCCACAACGAG TGTGAGTTCCTGCAGTCACATTCGTCAGGTTCGGCAGCTGTTCTGTCCCCCTGTGCGCTGAAAGTGGCCATCTCAGACATGTCTCAGCTCATGACGGCTTTTGGACACATCTATACAACAGACTTCAAGGCGTACTGCCAAAGATCCCCTCCGGTCCTCAGTTCTGGTGCTCAAGTGTTTCCGTCTGTACATCAGCTCCTGCACACCTGTAATACG GAGCTGGAGGCTCTTATGCAGCTGTATGAGACCTCATcgtctctcacacaaacagagcGACAGCTGCAGACAGAAAAGCAGTACTGGTCTAAAGGGAAGAAGTGCACACTGC cCGAACGGATGGAGGAGCTTAAGAACAGATATGTGGCTTTTCTCTCCCTTTACCAATCTAAGGACCAAGGACTAAGCAGAAATCTACAACCTTCAGCTTGGATTTAA
- the LOC113069152 gene encoding ninjurin-2 isoform X2, which yields MFTVFTNRFLLVMFTPCQAPGAGSTQRPFNMNHYATKKSAAQSMLDVALLMANSSQLKTVLHSGAQHRFYVPLIALISLSISLQVIVGLLLIFIVKYDLNDVKKQPRLNTMNDAATVFVFFTVLINIFVTALGFETGGGRRGSL from the exons ATGTTTACAGTGTTCACCAACAGATTTTTGTTAGTAATGTTCACTCCCTGTCAGGCTCCTGGCGCAGGGAGCACACAGCGTCCCTTCAACATGAATCATTACGCTACTAAGAAGAGTGCAGCGCAGAGCATGTTGGATGTGGCTCTTCTGATGGCGAACTCCTCTCAGCTGAAGACAGTGCTGCATTCAGGAGCACAGCACCGCTTCTACGTTCCTCTCATCGCTCTGATCTCACTGTCCATCTCACTGCAGGTCATTGTTGGCCTCCTGCTCATCTTCATTG TGAAGTATGACCTGAATGATGTTAAGAAACAGCCGAGACTTAACACAATGAATGACGCAGCAACTGTGTTTGTGTTCTTTACCGTTCTTATCAACATCTTCGTCACAGCATTGGGATTTGAGACTGGAGG CGGCCGCCGGGGGTCGCTGTAG
- the LOC113069152 gene encoding ninjurin-2 isoform X1: MFTVFTNRFLLVMFTPCQAPGAGSTQRPFNMNHYATKKSAAQSMLDVALLMANSSQLKTVLHSGAQHRFYVPLIALISLSISLQVIVGLLLIFIVKYDLNDVKKQPRLNTMNDAATVFVFFTVLINIFVTALGFETGGGSAIFETALAQTRSLNFTDD; encoded by the exons ATGTTTACAGTGTTCACCAACAGATTTTTGTTAGTAATGTTCACTCCCTGTCAGGCTCCTGGCGCAGGGAGCACACAGCGTCCCTTCAACATGAATCATTACGCTACTAAGAAGAGTGCAGCGCAGAGCATGTTGGATGTGGCTCTTCTGATGGCGAACTCCTCTCAGCTGAAGACAGTGCTGCATTCAGGAGCACAGCACCGCTTCTACGTTCCTCTCATCGCTCTGATCTCACTGTCCATCTCACTGCAGGTCATTGTTGGCCTCCTGCTCATCTTCATTG TGAAGTATGACCTGAATGATGTTAAGAAACAGCCGAGACTTAACACAATGAATGACGCAGCAACTGTGTTTGTGTTCTTTACCGTTCTTATCAACATCTTCGTCACAGCATTGGGATTTGAGACTGGAGG GGGCAGTGCAATATTTGAAACTGCACTCGCTCAGACCAGATCTTTAAACTTCACTGATGATTAA